The Myxococcales bacterium nucleotide sequence TCGCCGAGGCGAGAGAAGACGTGATTGTGGTTTTACACTCGCTTTCGGACCACCGGCGGCAATTGTTTGTCGACCGTCACGATGAAACACTGGTGGCGCATTCGGCATTCCAGTTAGTGGCCAGTTTTAACCCGGGCTATCAGCGGGGATTTAAAGAGCTCAAGCCGTCAACGCGACAACGGTTTGTGTTTTTGTCTTTTAATTACCCGCCATCAGACATAGAGACAGAGATCGTCGCTCACGAAAGCGGCGTCGACGTTAAAATCGCGAAAAGACTGGTATCGCTTGCCGTTAAGATTCGGGCGCTCGAGGACACAGGCGCAGTGGATACGGTATCGACACGATCTTTGGTAGCGGCAGGCATGCTGATCTCGGAAGGTTTAGAAGCGCGAAGTGCCTTCAAAGCGGCGGTGATTGAGCCGCTCAGCGATGAAAGTACGCTGTCAGCAGCCTTGGGGGATCTCGTCGACCTGACGCTGTGACGTTCTATGGAATGGGACCAGGCGCTATTTAGCTGGGTGTATCGGAAGACACGCCGTCTTTTTTCGAGGAC carries:
- a CDS encoding CbbQ/NirQ/NorQ/GpvN family protein, which produces MSLPLPEGQGQGVNEPLPYYLETGNHEGVIFEHAYRKRLPVMLKGPTGCGKTRFVEAMAARLGRPLVTVSCHDDTSATDLIGRYLVRGADTVWQDGPVTRAARQGAILYLDEVAEAREDVIVVLHSLSDHRRQLFVDRHDETLVAHSAFQLVASFNPGYQRGFKELKPSTRQRFVFLSFNYPPSDIETEIVAHESGVDVKIAKRLVSLAVKIRALEDTGAVDTVSTRSLVAAGMLISEGLEARSAFKAAVIEPLSDESTLSAALGDLVDLTL